A genomic window from Levilactobacillus yonginensis includes:
- a CDS encoding ABC transporter ATP-binding protein produces MLSIQHISKQFETVKALNDVSFEVPNGQILGLIGQNGAGKSTTFHSILNFIQYEGQIQWQGHPLSADDFDQIGYLPEERSLMTKLTIEQQIIYLARLKGRSAKEIRPQIDDWLTRFAVKGTRKSKIKDLSKGNQQKVQLICTLIHEPTLLILDEPFSGLDPVNADLLKQAILAAKDRGAAIIFSSHDMENVSTLCDQLVMLRKGDVVLHGTLDEVRNQFGKSELYVTTDWSQAQLTDLPHVQTVESRHGHHYLLHLDDPGAGPAIFDALTQGHYIEEFSQQPPSLDAIFRMKVGETNV; encoded by the coding sequence ATGTTAAGTATTCAACACATCAGCAAACAGTTTGAGACCGTTAAAGCCCTAAACGACGTGAGCTTTGAGGTTCCTAACGGCCAAATTTTGGGCTTAATAGGTCAAAATGGCGCCGGTAAATCAACCACGTTTCATAGCATCCTCAACTTCATTCAATACGAAGGCCAGATTCAATGGCAAGGCCACCCCCTTTCCGCCGACGACTTCGATCAGATTGGCTACCTGCCAGAGGAGCGCAGCCTCATGACCAAGTTAACGATTGAACAGCAAATCATCTACTTGGCTCGGCTCAAGGGGCGATCAGCCAAAGAGATTCGTCCCCAGATTGACGATTGGCTAACCCGTTTCGCCGTTAAGGGAACTAGGAAGAGCAAGATCAAAGACCTCTCCAAGGGTAATCAACAAAAGGTCCAATTGATCTGTACTCTGATTCACGAACCCACTCTACTGATTTTAGACGAACCCTTTAGTGGACTGGATCCCGTCAACGCAGACCTGCTGAAACAAGCCATCTTGGCGGCTAAGGACCGCGGCGCAGCCATTATCTTTTCCAGCCATGACATGGAAAACGTCTCCACTCTCTGTGACCAGTTGGTCATGCTTCGTAAGGGCGACGTGGTGCTGCACGGAACGCTGGATGAAGTCCGCAATCAATTTGGTAAATCTGAACTTTACGTCACTACAGACTGGTCGCAGGCCCAATTGACCGACCTCCCTCACGTACAAACCGTCGAGTCCCGGCATGGTCACCACTACCTATTACACCTCGACGACCCAGGTGCTGGTCCAGCCATCTTTGATGCGTTGACTCAGGGCCACTACATTGAAGAGTTCAGTCAACAGCCGCCTTCGTTAGATGCTATCTTCCGTATGAAAGTTGGTGAAACGAATGTCTAA
- a CDS encoding O-acetyl-ADP-ribose deacetylase, whose translation MADFTVIQGDITLSQVDAIVNAANTTLLGGGGVDGAIHRAAGPELFAACAPLNGCPTGDAKITPGFKLPAKWVIHTPGPVWRGGEHQEAKLLANCYRNSLKLAADHDCQTVDFPSISTGVYGYPVEEAAVVAGEVIADFLAHPSTVQRVRLVAFDENTAATYRTVWSQLNS comes from the coding sequence GTGGCAGATTTTACGGTGATTCAAGGAGACATTACATTAAGTCAGGTAGATGCGATTGTGAACGCTGCAAATACGACCTTGTTAGGCGGTGGCGGTGTGGACGGTGCGATTCATCGGGCAGCCGGTCCGGAACTGTTTGCGGCCTGTGCGCCGCTTAACGGTTGTCCAACTGGCGATGCAAAAATCACCCCGGGGTTCAAACTACCCGCTAAGTGGGTGATTCACACGCCGGGTCCTGTTTGGCGGGGAGGCGAGCATCAGGAGGCTAAGCTGCTAGCCAACTGTTATCGCAATAGTCTGAAGCTGGCGGCTGACCATGATTGCCAGACGGTGGATTTTCCATCCATCAGTACCGGTGTGTATGGTTATCCAGTAGAAGAAGCTGCGGTGGTAGCTGGTGAAGTCATTGCTGACTTCTTAGCCCACCCGTCGACGGTTCAACGCGTGCGGCTGGTTGCTTTTGATGAAAACACAGCTGCCACGTACCGAACGGTTTGGTCCCAGCTTAATTCATGA
- a CDS encoding ABC transporter permease — MSKTWIVTFETYLRQIKSWSFLFMILGPFLMIGLTIGISYVSANSTSKSHEIAVISDSQPMRQAYLQQNSDNVNRKIQTTKAAKAAMADNQLAGYLTFKTSGQPVQGDYHGNNAMGAGLKAQVQNFLTGYQQVQNYQQAKLTPKQQKLLARTPVLKTHIVSKNGTANLAKIISFWVLVTLIYIILITYSSITAQEIASEKGTKIMEIIFSSTTATSYFVGKILGILLVIATQIIIYLFGGWAGYAIATRNATVSPLITQNQSLIDTVIHNLLSLNLLYLFLGVIIYTILAAYSGALVARAEDASKAAQPVIMLGMFGFFATFPFQNNMDAFLVKILSYVPFFSSYFMPMRIINGHVGLGEQLSSLTVLIVAIALFSIYIGKQYQRLMLQTDSQSLWQHLFHSIRHR; from the coding sequence ATGTCTAAAACTTGGATCGTCACGTTTGAAACGTATCTACGCCAGATTAAATCCTGGAGCTTTCTATTCATGATCCTCGGGCCCTTCCTGATGATTGGCCTAACCATCGGTATCAGTTACGTAAGTGCCAATAGTACTTCGAAGAGCCACGAAATTGCCGTTATTAGTGACTCACAGCCAATGCGCCAGGCCTACTTACAGCAAAATTCCGACAACGTTAACCGCAAAATTCAAACGACCAAAGCGGCCAAAGCCGCAATGGCTGACAACCAATTGGCGGGTTACCTGACGTTTAAAACGTCCGGGCAACCGGTTCAAGGCGACTACCATGGCAATAACGCGATGGGAGCGGGGCTCAAGGCTCAAGTCCAGAATTTCTTAACCGGTTACCAACAAGTCCAAAACTACCAACAAGCTAAGCTGACGCCTAAACAACAGAAACTACTAGCCCGCACGCCGGTACTCAAGACCCACATCGTCTCGAAGAACGGGACGGCCAACTTAGCTAAAATTATTTCCTTCTGGGTCCTGGTGACTTTAATTTACATCATCTTAATTACGTATTCGTCTATCACGGCCCAAGAAATTGCGTCAGAAAAGGGAACGAAGATTATGGAAATCATCTTCTCCAGCACCACGGCAACGAGCTACTTTGTGGGCAAAATATTAGGCATCCTGTTGGTGATCGCCACTCAAATTATTATCTACCTATTTGGCGGCTGGGCCGGTTACGCGATTGCCACGAGAAATGCAACCGTCAGTCCCTTGATTACACAAAATCAATCGTTGATCGATACGGTAATTCACAATTTGTTGAGTCTGAATCTTCTGTACTTGTTCTTAGGGGTCATTATCTACACGATTCTCGCAGCCTACTCAGGTGCCCTGGTGGCCCGAGCTGAGGATGCTTCCAAGGCAGCCCAACCTGTCATCATGCTAGGGATGTTTGGCTTCTTTGCCACTTTCCCATTCCAAAACAATATGGATGCATTTCTGGTAAAGATCCTCTCCTACGTGCCATTTTTCTCGTCATACTTTATGCCGATGCGGATCATTAATGGTCACGTTGGACTGGGTGAGCAACTCTCATCGTTGACTGTTCTAATTGTAGCCATCGCACTATTTTCCATCTACATTGGAAAACAATACCAACGTTTAATGCTACAGACGGATAGCCAGAGTCTCTGGCAACACCTGTTCCATAGCATTCGCCACCGTTAA
- a CDS encoding MIP/aquaporin family protein: MHYSLLVRCIAEFIGTAIMVALGNGSVANVELKNTKGYHGGWVLIGFGYGIGVMIPALMFATVSGAQINPAMTIASAVAGSFPWQEVLPYVVAQLLGAIIGQLAVVLAYKPFYDRTTDTEAILGTFSTIDAANSQLNGFINEFLGTFLLVLGAVAMTADKLDPRADFIGLGFLVMCLVVSLGGATGPALNPARDIGPRLLHAIWPFPHKGSSQFSYSWVPIVAPIAGGIAATLLYKAVFQIN, translated from the coding sequence ATGCATTATTCTTTATTGGTTCGGTGCATTGCCGAATTCATTGGGACGGCCATCATGGTTGCCCTCGGTAACGGTTCCGTTGCCAACGTCGAGTTAAAAAACACCAAAGGTTATCACGGTGGGTGGGTTCTGATTGGGTTTGGTTATGGCATCGGAGTAATGATTCCCGCCTTAATGTTCGCCACGGTTTCCGGCGCCCAGATCAATCCTGCCATGACCATTGCCAGCGCCGTTGCTGGTAGTTTCCCTTGGCAAGAGGTGCTGCCTTACGTGGTCGCCCAACTACTAGGCGCTATTATTGGCCAACTAGCGGTAGTCCTAGCCTACAAGCCCTTCTACGATCGGACAACGGATACGGAAGCCATCTTGGGGACCTTCTCCACAATTGACGCAGCTAATAGTCAACTGAACGGATTTATCAACGAGTTCTTGGGAACCTTCCTGTTAGTCCTCGGTGCCGTCGCCATGACCGCTGACAAGCTTGATCCCCGCGCCGATTTTATCGGCCTGGGTTTCTTGGTCATGTGTCTGGTCGTCTCCCTTGGTGGTGCGACTGGGCCAGCTCTAAACCCTGCCCGAGACATCGGTCCTCGTCTCCTCCATGCCATCTGGCCATTTCCACACAAAGGTAGTTCACAGTTTTCCTACAGTTGGGTACCTATCGTGGCACCGATTGCCGGTGGTATTGCAGCTACCCTCCTTTACAAAGCTGTTTTCCAAATTAACTAA
- a CDS encoding LBP_cg2779 family protein has product MSQELNDLAEAIIAYQKKYDKTDGEMAFGSRISVEKFHAIKSGELQPTSDEQKSLKSFITAKPR; this is encoded by the coding sequence ATGAGTCAAGAATTGAACGATCTGGCCGAAGCAATCATTGCCTACCAAAAGAAATACGATAAAACGGACGGTGAGATGGCCTTTGGGTCACGAATTTCTGTTGAGAAGTTCCATGCAATCAAATCCGGCGAACTGCAACCCACTAGTGATGAACAAAAATCACTAAAGAGTTTCATTACAGCTAAACCACGTTAA
- a CDS encoding nucleobase:cation symporter-2 family protein, translating to MWRAAILGFQHLLAMYSGDVIVPLLIGGALHFNAMQMAYLISADIFMCGVATLLQLKRTPLTGIGLPVVLGCAVQAVTPLSAIGNQYGVGVMYGAIISAGIFILLISGWFSKIKNFFPPVVTGSLITIIGFTLIPVGFQDLGGGDATAKNFGDPKLLLVGFLTMGIILGLNAFAKGFLKSLAILAGILIGTFIAGAMGMVSLKAVGQASWFHLPQLFYFGTPKFEWSSILTMILVSLTTMVESTGVFFALGDLTGHKVESQDLKRGYRAEGLAVILGGLFNTFPYSTFSENVAVVQLSGVKTRKPLYFSAAFLMLLGLLPKIGALATVIPDAVLGGAMIVMFGMVGVQGIRMLQQVDFKNNNNLLVSAISIGLGLGVTVYPQIFQAMPQSLQIVLNNGVIIGSFSAVLLNIIFNMRPHRATAPAQAQVNSDAQLQNK from the coding sequence ATGTGGCGGGCCGCCATTTTAGGTTTCCAGCACTTATTAGCGATGTATTCTGGTGACGTCATCGTTCCCTTACTGATTGGGGGCGCACTCCACTTTAACGCCATGCAAATGGCCTACTTAATCAGCGCGGATATCTTTATGTGTGGCGTGGCAACCCTTCTCCAACTAAAACGGACTCCCTTAACAGGAATCGGTTTGCCCGTGGTCCTGGGATGTGCTGTTCAGGCTGTCACACCGCTGAGTGCCATTGGTAATCAATACGGCGTCGGCGTCATGTACGGGGCCATTATCAGTGCCGGCATCTTCATCCTCTTGATTTCTGGCTGGTTTTCTAAAATCAAAAACTTCTTTCCACCAGTTGTCACGGGTTCTCTGATCACCATCATTGGATTCACGTTGATTCCGGTCGGCTTTCAAGACCTTGGTGGCGGTGACGCGACAGCCAAAAACTTCGGTGACCCCAAGCTGCTCCTGGTTGGTTTTCTTACAATGGGAATTATCCTCGGATTGAACGCATTTGCTAAGGGGTTCTTGAAATCCCTCGCCATCCTTGCCGGCATCTTGATTGGGACCTTCATTGCTGGGGCAATGGGGATGGTCTCTTTGAAGGCAGTTGGCCAGGCTAGCTGGTTCCACCTGCCCCAACTTTTCTACTTTGGAACACCCAAGTTTGAGTGGTCCTCAATTCTAACCATGATTCTGGTTTCCTTAACTACTATGGTGGAATCAACCGGTGTCTTCTTTGCATTGGGCGATTTAACCGGCCACAAAGTTGAATCGCAGGATCTAAAGCGGGGGTACCGAGCTGAAGGCCTCGCCGTAATCCTAGGTGGCCTTTTCAACACCTTCCCTTACTCAACCTTCTCCGAAAACGTGGCTGTGGTTCAGCTATCTGGCGTGAAAACACGAAAACCCCTGTATTTCTCAGCGGCATTCCTCATGTTACTCGGTCTGCTCCCTAAGATTGGCGCATTAGCCACGGTCATTCCCGACGCCGTGCTGGGCGGTGCCATGATCGTGATGTTTGGCATGGTCGGCGTCCAGGGAATCCGAATGCTTCAGCAAGTAGATTTCAAGAACAACAACAATCTGTTAGTCTCTGCTATTTCAATTGGCCTGGGCCTAGGCGTGACCGTTTATCCACAAATCTTTCAAGCGATGCCACAATCCTTACAGATTGTCCTCAATAACGGCGTCATCATTGGGAGCTTCTCGGCCGTGCTCTTAAACATCATCTTCAATATGCGACCCCACCGAGCAACTGCGCCGGCTCAAGCACAGGTCAACAGTGACGCCCAACTACAGAATAAATAG
- a CDS encoding zinc ribbon domain-containing protein: MAEELKFCPHCGAAITATDDVCPQCQTDLRPYRQSSESQPASTKFNLNSLYANPYREGMKRLEKRDGTSANKKKRWRWPWAKE; encoded by the coding sequence ATGGCTGAAGAATTAAAGTTTTGTCCACACTGTGGCGCGGCCATTACGGCAACCGATGACGTCTGTCCGCAATGTCAGACGGACCTGCGACCGTATCGTCAGTCCAGCGAGTCACAACCGGCATCGACAAAGTTCAATTTGAATTCACTCTACGCCAATCCGTACCGTGAGGGTATGAAACGATTAGAGAAACGGGACGGGACCAGTGCTAACAAGAAGAAACGGTGGCGTTGGCCCTGGGCAAAGGAGTGA
- a CDS encoding ABC transporter permease yields the protein MTKRRTWLYFIPYGLWLALFVIAPVALIIYQSFFDLGHHFTLGNYGAYFQSATYLKMTLNSVWYAFLITLFTGLISYPTAYFLHGLKHRQLWLLLVILPTWINILLKAYAFIGIFSQAGLANQFLSFIGIGPQQILFTNASFIFVATYIQIPFMILPIFNALDDLNPAFINASQDLGASGWQTFSKVVFPLTLPGVKAGVQAVFIPSLSFFMLTRLIGGNKVITLGTAIEEHFLTTMNWGMGSTIGVVLIIAMVVVMLLTGDQKPKGGTPR from the coding sequence ATGACGAAACGTAGAACGTGGCTCTACTTCATCCCCTACGGTTTGTGGTTAGCCCTCTTCGTCATTGCACCAGTTGCGTTGATTATTTACCAGTCATTCTTTGATCTCGGCCATCATTTCACACTGGGCAACTACGGTGCTTACTTCCAATCCGCCACCTATTTAAAAATGACCCTCAACTCGGTTTGGTACGCCTTTCTGATCACCCTTTTCACGGGCTTGATCAGCTATCCAACCGCTTACTTCTTACACGGACTAAAGCATCGTCAGCTGTGGCTGCTGTTAGTCATCCTGCCTACCTGGATCAACATCCTGCTAAAGGCCTACGCTTTCATTGGTATCTTCAGCCAAGCTGGTTTGGCTAACCAATTTCTTAGCTTCATTGGTATTGGACCGCAACAGATTCTGTTCACCAACGCGAGCTTCATCTTCGTCGCAACCTACATCCAGATTCCGTTCATGATTCTACCCATTTTTAATGCACTCGACGACTTGAATCCGGCCTTCATCAATGCTAGCCAAGATCTGGGTGCCAGTGGTTGGCAGACATTTAGCAAGGTCGTCTTCCCGTTGACCTTGCCCGGTGTCAAAGCTGGTGTTCAGGCCGTCTTCATCCCCTCACTCTCATTCTTCATGCTGACGCGTCTGATTGGTGGGAACAAAGTTATTACATTGGGGACGGCAATCGAAGAACATTTCCTGACGACTATGAACTGGGGAATGGGTTCAACGATTGGCGTGGTCCTGATTATCGCCATGGTAGTCGTCATGCTTCTAACTGGTGATCAGAAACCGAAGGGAGGGACGCCCCGATGA
- a CDS encoding asparaginase has product MTVVKKILAIHTGGTISMSQNEKGEVVPNAQNPIAQQETIMEGRVQLHTDELFNLPSPHMTPVEMLKIKERIMAAEADGIDGVVVTHGTDTLEETAYFLDLTLPSTIPVVVTGAMRSSNQVGSDGLHNFQTAIEVAADDASRDNGVMVVMNDEIHTARYVTKTHTTNVATFRTPTFGPIGLVANGHPIYFQQLIQKTTCDIDHVIDHVYLIKAYAGMDTALFDCLDNDQTAGLVIEGLGAGNVPPVTLPAIQRLLDRHIPLVLVSRCYNGVAEDIYGYEGGGIGLRKMGVMLCQGLNGQKARIKLLVGLSAGMKGEQLEKFLSTAVS; this is encoded by the coding sequence TTGACTGTTGTGAAGAAAATCTTAGCTATCCATACAGGTGGTACCATCTCTATGTCGCAGAATGAGAAGGGCGAGGTCGTCCCCAACGCGCAGAATCCTATTGCGCAGCAGGAAACGATTATGGAAGGCCGTGTGCAATTACACACGGACGAACTATTTAACCTACCTTCTCCGCACATGACTCCGGTGGAAATGTTAAAGATCAAGGAGCGCATCATGGCGGCCGAAGCGGATGGTATTGACGGGGTAGTGGTTACCCACGGGACCGATACGCTTGAGGAAACAGCTTATTTCTTGGATTTGACGTTGCCTAGCACGATTCCAGTCGTGGTCACCGGGGCAATGCGTTCCTCCAATCAAGTGGGGTCCGATGGCTTACATAACTTCCAAACGGCCATTGAAGTGGCTGCTGACGATGCCTCCCGGGATAACGGGGTCATGGTCGTCATGAACGATGAAATTCATACGGCTCGGTATGTGACGAAGACCCACACCACCAACGTGGCTACCTTCAGAACGCCAACCTTTGGTCCCATCGGTCTCGTTGCCAATGGCCATCCGATTTACTTCCAACAGTTAATTCAAAAGACGACGTGTGATATTGACCACGTCATTGACCACGTTTACCTAATCAAGGCGTACGCGGGGATGGATACAGCCTTGTTTGATTGCCTGGATAATGATCAAACGGCGGGCTTAGTGATTGAAGGGCTAGGTGCCGGGAATGTACCCCCAGTAACCTTACCAGCAATTCAACGTTTGCTTGACCGGCATATTCCTTTAGTTTTAGTTTCCCGGTGCTATAATGGCGTCGCTGAAGACATCTACGGTTATGAGGGTGGCGGTATCGGCCTGCGTAAGATGGGTGTGATGCTCTGCCAAGGTTTGAACGGTCAAAAGGCACGAATCAAACTCCTGGTTGGTCTCAGTGCTGGCATGAAGGGCGAACAGCTGGAGAAGTTCTTAAGCACAGCTGTTTCATAA
- a CDS encoding ABC transporter ATP-binding protein, which yields MTQPIIELKHVTKRYGTNTILKNVDLTLEPGTFYTLLGPSGCGKTTILRIIAGFSDATEGDVLFAGKRLNKVPANQRNINTVFQEYALFPHMTVAENVAFGLTLKKMPKAEIAERVAKALKLVQLADYGDRDISALSGGQQQRIAIARAIVMQPKVLLLDEPLSALDAKLRREMQYELRDLQQRLGITFLFVTHDQEEALAMSDEIFVMNQGEVLQSGTPEDIYDEPINHFVADFIGESNILQGKMLGDFQVAFGGHEFECSDAGIPAGEPVEIVIRPEDLNLSTPEEAKLTVTIDTQLFRGNYYEIAATDNLGNDWQIHSVNPAEDGENVGITFRPQDLHVMRFGEKEAEFDARLETYEETEDESNDET from the coding sequence ATGACTCAACCAATTATTGAACTGAAACACGTCACCAAGCGATACGGAACCAACACCATTCTAAAGAACGTTGACCTAACGCTTGAGCCCGGGACGTTTTACACGCTTCTCGGACCGTCAGGCTGCGGCAAAACAACAATTTTACGGATTATTGCCGGTTTCAGTGACGCCACTGAAGGGGACGTGCTCTTTGCGGGGAAACGCCTGAACAAAGTCCCTGCTAACCAACGAAACATTAATACGGTCTTTCAAGAATACGCGCTCTTTCCCCACATGACTGTGGCGGAAAACGTGGCCTTTGGACTCACCCTCAAAAAGATGCCCAAGGCAGAAATTGCCGAGCGGGTTGCCAAGGCCCTAAAGTTGGTCCAGCTAGCCGACTACGGTGATCGCGACATCAGTGCCCTTTCCGGTGGCCAACAGCAACGAATTGCCATTGCCCGGGCCATTGTCATGCAGCCTAAGGTTCTGCTCTTAGACGAGCCCCTATCAGCCTTAGACGCCAAGCTCCGTCGAGAGATGCAGTACGAACTGCGGGACCTTCAGCAACGACTCGGCATCACCTTTCTCTTTGTGACGCATGATCAGGAAGAGGCTCTGGCCATGAGTGACGAGATTTTCGTCATGAACCAAGGTGAGGTCTTACAGAGTGGCACCCCCGAGGATATCTACGACGAACCCATCAATCATTTTGTCGCGGACTTTATTGGCGAAAGTAATATTCTCCAAGGTAAGATGCTGGGAGACTTCCAGGTTGCCTTCGGGGGGCACGAATTTGAATGCTCAGACGCTGGGATTCCAGCTGGCGAGCCCGTCGAAATCGTGATTCGTCCAGAAGATCTAAACCTCTCCACCCCTGAGGAGGCCAAGCTGACCGTCACCATCGATACCCAACTTTTTCGAGGAAATTACTACGAAATAGCCGCGACCGACAATCTCGGCAACGACTGGCAGATTCATTCCGTCAATCCAGCTGAAGACGGTGAGAACGTGGGAATCACCTTCCGCCCACAGGACCTACACGTCATGCGGTTTGGTGAAAAAGAAGCCGAATTTGACGCACGGCTAGAAACCTACGAGGAAACGGAGGACGAGTCCAATGACGAAACGTAG
- the tenA gene encoding thiaminase II has protein sequence MFTDQAHEQALASWAASKRHPFIQQLQAGTLPMDTFRYYLIQDHYYLHEFGKVHDLAADQSSDAQVAQQLRAGAEHLRQGEISIRQTFFDRLNITPADIAATPVAPTSYAYTSHLYRALVTAGTAGAVAGLLPCYWLYAEIGASLAGTGSPVPIFQAWIDTYNAADYTNSMTDQLTLANAVATPANTDQLLDIFAKSSWYELQFWQMALDHEDWSLTTPSQAAPFS, from the coding sequence ATGTTTACTGATCAAGCACATGAACAAGCACTGGCCAGTTGGGCTGCATCCAAACGCCACCCCTTCATCCAACAGCTCCAGGCAGGAACTTTACCGATGGACACTTTCCGTTACTATCTCATACAAGACCACTACTACCTGCATGAATTCGGTAAGGTCCATGACCTCGCCGCCGACCAAAGTTCAGATGCACAGGTTGCGCAACAACTGCGGGCCGGCGCAGAACACCTCCGCCAGGGAGAGATTTCCATTCGCCAAACCTTCTTTGACCGGTTAAACATTACTCCGGCTGACATTGCTGCCACTCCGGTTGCGCCTACAAGCTACGCGTACACCAGCCATCTCTATCGCGCGTTAGTGACCGCAGGGACTGCTGGTGCCGTGGCAGGCTTACTCCCCTGCTACTGGCTCTACGCAGAGATTGGTGCCAGCCTTGCCGGAACTGGGTCACCCGTTCCAATTTTTCAGGCTTGGATCGATACCTACAATGCCGCCGACTATACCAATTCAATGACTGACCAATTGACCCTGGCCAATGCGGTCGCTACCCCAGCCAACACGGACCAATTACTCGATATTTTTGCCAAGAGTAGTTGGTATGAACTTCAATTCTGGCAAATGGCGTTAGATCATGAAGATTGGTCACTAACGACGCCATCACAAGCCGCCCCATTTTCATAA